One genomic region from Nilaparvata lugens isolate BPH chromosome 3, ASM1435652v1, whole genome shotgun sequence encodes:
- the LOC111057360 gene encoding uncharacterized protein LOC111057360 isoform X3 translates to MFKSLISFGAGFYLGIFYAQNNEVPKLDSPAVLWEKALSYLQENMEKEKDSGKGK, encoded by the exons atgttcaagTCTTTG ATATCATTTGGAGCTGGATTCTACCTTGGCATCTTTTATGCTCAGAATAATGAG GTCCCAAAACTGGATAGCCCAGCTGTCTTATGGGAAAAGGCTCTCTCTTACTTACAAGAGAATATGGAGAAAGAAAAGGATTCAGGGAAAGGAAAGTGA
- the LOC111057360 gene encoding uncharacterized protein LOC111057360 isoform X1: protein MRHKNGVSLTSVASVKSKFFLLRYHLELDSTLASFMLRIMRSQNWIAQLSYGKRLSLTYKRIWRKKRIQGKESEVRIIFYHNPGITSPIYR, encoded by the exons ATGCGCCATAAAAATGGTGTGTCGCTCACCAGTGTCGCCAGTGTCAAGTCTAAATTTTTTCTTTTGAG ATATCATTTGGAGCTGGATTCTACCTTGGCATCTTTTATGCTCAGAATAATGAG GTCCCAAAACTGGATAGCCCAGCTGTCTTATGGGAAAAGGCTCTCTCTTACTTACAAGAGAATATGGAGAAAGAAAAGGATTCAGGGAAAGGAAAGTGAAGttagaattatattttaccACAATCCTGGAATTACTAGTCCAATATATAGATGA